Proteins encoded by one window of Roseibium sp. Sym1:
- a CDS encoding DMT family transporter: protein MSATFKGLAAALIAFALFSTHDALIKALGAGYPVFQIIFFSMLFAFVPMSMMMLADKAVDNFRPRHPWLVLSRAGLAIIAMSCGFYAFTALPLAEVYALLFAMPLLITALSVPLLGERVRAQRWAAVVVGLIGVLIVLRPGVTELTLGHAAALLAAFANSLSTILVRKLGAKERPAVLILYPMILSMTAMSMTLPVVYVPVQLIDLGMMAAIGFLSVIAQFGTITAYKAAPAAVVAPLQYSQILWATLFGMLFFSETPDLYVGIGSAIIIASGIFVVWRESRENVSLQRPVTKSANPRFDTGPQPK from the coding sequence ATGTCCGCAACGTTCAAGGGACTTGCCGCCGCGCTCATCGCCTTCGCCCTGTTTTCCACGCATGACGCGTTGATCAAGGCGCTCGGGGCCGGGTACCCGGTGTTCCAGATCATCTTCTTCTCGATGCTGTTCGCCTTCGTGCCGATGTCGATGATGATGCTGGCCGACAAGGCGGTCGACAATTTCCGGCCGCGGCACCCCTGGCTGGTACTGTCGCGCGCAGGGCTGGCGATCATTGCCATGTCCTGCGGTTTCTACGCCTTCACGGCGCTGCCCCTGGCGGAGGTCTACGCGCTGCTCTTTGCCATGCCGCTCCTGATCACGGCCCTGTCGGTGCCGCTTCTGGGGGAAAGGGTCAGGGCTCAGCGTTGGGCCGCCGTGGTTGTCGGTCTGATCGGGGTTCTAATCGTTTTACGTCCCGGCGTGACCGAGCTGACACTGGGTCATGCAGCCGCGCTTCTGGCAGCTTTCGCCAATTCGCTCTCCACCATTCTGGTGCGCAAGCTGGGCGCCAAGGAACGCCCGGCCGTCCTGATCCTCTATCCGATGATCCTGTCGATGACGGCCATGTCGATGACATTGCCGGTGGTCTATGTGCCGGTGCAGCTCATCGATCTCGGCATGATGGCGGCGATCGGTTTTCTGTCGGTCATCGCCCAGTTCGGTACCATCACCGCCTACAAGGCCGCTCCGGCTGCGGTGGTCGCGCCGCTGCAATACAGCCAGATCCTGTGGGCGACGCTGTTCGGCATGCTGTTCTTTTCGGAAACGCCGGATCTTTACGTCGGCATCGGTTCGGCGATCATCATTGCCTCCGGCATCTTCGTCGTCTGGCGTGAAAGCCGGGAGAATGTCTCCCTGCAGCGTCCGGTCACCAAGAGCGCCAATCCGCGCTTCGATACGGGGCCTCAGCCGAAGTAA
- the phnE gene encoding phosphonate ABC transporter, permease protein PhnE yields the protein MEQLTLQDWSRYTPMQRFQRYACFALAALVVAWALGSVNIIWAWVWDAPTQMGDLFSRMVPPDPANLDQILLALWDTVNLATIATALAVLLALPVAYIAAQNTTPNAVTLWIGRFILVSSRSVNTIIWALLFVAIFGPGIVAGIVAIMFRSIGFLGKLLGEAIEEIDPKPVEALQACGASHFKVVLYGIVPQVMPTFFAVSILRWDINLRESTVLGLVGAGGIGVILQGAIDTFNWQEVSTVLLAIIALVVTGEIVSSYLRRRIL from the coding sequence ATGGAACAGCTCACCTTGCAAGACTGGTCGCGCTACACGCCGATGCAGCGGTTTCAGCGATATGCCTGTTTTGCCCTGGCGGCGCTGGTCGTCGCCTGGGCGCTGGGCAGCGTCAACATCATCTGGGCCTGGGTGTGGGACGCGCCGACCCAGATGGGAGACCTGTTCAGCCGGATGGTCCCGCCGGATCCGGCCAACCTCGACCAGATCCTCCTGGCATTGTGGGACACGGTCAACCTGGCGACGATCGCAACGGCCCTGGCGGTGCTTCTGGCACTGCCGGTGGCCTATATCGCCGCGCAGAACACCACGCCCAATGCCGTGACCCTTTGGATCGGCCGTTTCATCCTGGTGTCGTCCCGTTCGGTCAACACGATCATCTGGGCGCTGCTGTTCGTGGCCATCTTCGGACCGGGCATCGTGGCCGGGATCGTCGCGATCATGTTCCGGTCGATCGGATTTCTGGGCAAGCTGCTGGGCGAAGCCATCGAGGAAATCGACCCGAAGCCCGTCGAGGCCCTGCAGGCTTGCGGAGCGTCCCATTTCAAGGTGGTGCTGTACGGCATCGTGCCGCAGGTTATGCCGACCTTCTTTGCGGTCAGCATCCTGCGCTGGGACATCAACCTGCGGGAATCGACGGTCCTCGGACTGGTCGGCGCCGGCGGTATCGGCGTGATCCTTCAAGGGGCCATCGACACGTTCAACTGGCAGGAAGTCTCGACCGTGCTGCTTGCGATCATCGCGTTGGTGGTCACCGGCGAGATCGTGTCCTCCTATCTGCGCCGCCGCATTCTCTAG
- the phnE gene encoding phosphonate ABC transporter, permease protein PhnE, translating to MSAARDHWHKPPFIANPLLRYGLYAAIAVYVAITLATLPIDWDRAAQGLARAGRIFGGAFPPSFQRSELLIDGFLESLKIAILATVGGVLLSIPIAFMAARNIAPLPVYYLGRAIIILARSFHPVIVAIIFVKAVGFGPFAGILTLIVYSIGFVAKLLAERIEEIDPGPVEAMKSAGASFLPTLVYAVVPQIMQRQIGLSIYQLDSNLRASAVVGIVGAGGIGATLANAFGRYDYDFALAITMVIVGVILISEAVSGAIRKRIA from the coding sequence ATGAGCGCGGCCAGGGACCATTGGCACAAGCCGCCTTTCATCGCCAACCCGCTGCTGCGCTACGGTCTCTACGCGGCCATAGCGGTCTATGTTGCGATTACCCTCGCGACCCTGCCGATCGACTGGGATCGCGCGGCGCAGGGACTGGCGCGGGCCGGGCGGATTTTCGGCGGCGCCTTTCCGCCCAGTTTCCAGCGCAGCGAATTGCTGATCGACGGGTTTCTCGAAAGTCTGAAGATCGCGATCCTGGCAACGGTCGGGGGGGTCTTGCTGTCGATCCCGATCGCCTTCATGGCCGCACGCAACATCGCGCCGCTGCCGGTCTATTATCTCGGCCGGGCGATCATCATCCTGGCCCGCAGTTTCCACCCGGTGATCGTGGCGATCATTTTCGTCAAGGCGGTCGGGTTCGGGCCGTTTGCCGGCATCCTGACGCTGATCGTCTATTCGATCGGTTTCGTCGCCAAGCTTCTGGCCGAGCGGATCGAGGAGATCGATCCGGGCCCCGTGGAAGCGATGAAATCCGCCGGAGCCTCCTTCCTGCCGACCCTGGTCTATGCGGTCGTGCCGCAGATCATGCAGCGCCAGATCGGGCTGAGCATCTACCAGCTCGACAGCAACCTGAGGGCCTCCGCCGTGGTCGGCATCGTCGGTGCCGGCGGCATCGGGGCGACGCTGGCCAATGCCTTCGGCCGGTATGACTACGATTTCGCCCTGGCCATCACCATGGTCATTGTCGGGGTCATCCTGATTTCGGAAGCCGTCAGCGGCGCCATCAGAAAGCGGATCGCGTAA
- the phnC gene encoding phosphonate ABC transporter ATP-binding protein, producing MLKITGLVKRYGAGDPVLKDLDLEVAGEQVVSVIGSSGAGKSTLLRCINRLVEPTSGSIMLNGTEFTSLGKRDLRHARRRVGMVFQSFNLVDRLTVMENVQSGRLGYISTWAALTRRYPKEDIRRAFDLMERVGIAHYADKRADELSGGERQRVGVIRALMQQPEILLADEPTASLDPKTSEQIMTLLRDLASELKLPVIINIHNVNEAKEFSDRIVGMRYGRIIFDDLPEALSEDAMHQIYSGIPHADRTVEGAAA from the coding sequence ATGCTGAAAATAACGGGTCTCGTAAAACGTTACGGGGCAGGGGATCCCGTGCTCAAGGATCTTGATCTCGAGGTTGCGGGCGAACAGGTCGTCTCGGTCATTGGGTCCTCCGGAGCCGGCAAGAGCACGCTCCTGCGGTGCATCAACCGGCTCGTCGAACCGACATCCGGGTCGATCATGCTGAACGGCACCGAATTCACCAGCCTCGGCAAGCGGGACCTGCGCCATGCAAGGCGCCGCGTCGGCATGGTGTTCCAGAGCTTCAACCTGGTCGACCGTCTGACGGTCATGGAAAACGTCCAGAGCGGCCGCCTGGGGTACATCTCGACCTGGGCCGCCCTGACGAGGCGCTATCCGAAGGAAGACATCCGGCGTGCGTTCGACCTGATGGAACGTGTCGGCATCGCCCATTACGCCGACAAGCGCGCCGACGAGCTTTCGGGCGGCGAACGCCAGCGTGTCGGTGTCATCCGGGCGCTGATGCAGCAGCCGGAGATCCTGCTGGCGGACGAGCCGACGGCCTCGCTCGATCCGAAGACGTCGGAGCAGATCATGACGCTGTTGCGCGATCTGGCCAGCGAGTTGAAGCTGCCCGTGATCATCAACATCCACAACGTCAACGAAGCCAAGGAATTCAGCGACCGCATCGTCGGCATGCGCTACGGGCGCATTATTTTCGACGACCTGCCCGAGGCCTTGAGCGAAGACGCCATGCACCAGATCTATTCCGGCATTCCGCATGCCGACAGAACTGTCGAAGGTGCCGCGGCATGA
- the phnD gene encoding phosphate/phosphite/phosphonate ABC transporter substrate-binding protein produces MRNLLARLGSAACVAGFAMTSAYAADCPNQGALDTIYCDADGDLVADAPTDPAELSNPDTLVFAYTPVEDPAVYADIWAPFIDHLEEVTGKDVQFFAVQSNSAEVEAMRSGRLHIAGFSTGPTPFAVNLAGAVPFAIMGSEDGQFGYRLQLFTQADSDIKTPGDLAGKRVAHTSPTSNSGNQAPRALFPGLGVVPEQDYEVIYSGSHDQSMLGVVAGDYDAAPVASEVVERMAERGLYDPADVRLVWESDPFPTTSFNYAHDLDPALVEKIKEAFFSFDFAGNKLGEEFEGVSRFVPITYKDQWAVIRQIQASNGVEYTPQGLSK; encoded by the coding sequence ATGAGAAACTTGTTGGCCCGGCTCGGTTCCGCGGCTTGTGTCGCCGGTTTTGCGATGACGTCTGCCTATGCGGCGGACTGCCCCAACCAGGGCGCGCTCGACACGATCTACTGTGATGCGGATGGCGATCTGGTCGCCGACGCGCCGACCGATCCGGCCGAGCTGAGCAATCCCGACACGCTGGTCTTTGCCTATACGCCGGTCGAGGATCCCGCGGTCTATGCGGATATCTGGGCACCGTTCATCGATCATCTGGAAGAAGTGACCGGCAAGGACGTCCAGTTCTTCGCCGTGCAGTCGAACTCCGCGGAAGTCGAGGCCATGCGCTCCGGCCGTCTGCACATTGCCGGGTTCTCCACCGGGCCGACGCCGTTCGCGGTGAACCTTGCCGGCGCGGTGCCCTTCGCGATCATGGGCAGCGAGGACGGCCAGTTCGGCTATCGCCTGCAGCTCTTCACCCAGGCCGATTCCGACATCAAGACACCGGGGGACCTTGCCGGAAAGCGCGTGGCGCATACTTCGCCGACATCGAATTCCGGCAACCAGGCTCCCCGCGCGCTGTTCCCGGGCCTGGGCGTCGTGCCGGAGCAGGACTACGAGGTGATCTATTCCGGGTCGCATGACCAGTCGATGCTCGGCGTTGTCGCCGGCGACTACGACGCGGCCCCCGTGGCGTCCGAAGTCGTGGAACGCATGGCCGAGCGTGGTCTTTACGATCCGGCCGATGTACGGCTCGTGTGGGAAAGCGACCCGTTCCCGACAACCTCCTTCAACTACGCCCACGATCTCGATCCGGCGCTGGTTGAAAAGATCAAGGAAGCGTTCTTCAGCTTCGACTTCGCAGGCAACAAGCTCGGCGAGGAGTTCGAGGGCGTCAGCCGGTTCGTTCCCATCACCTACAAGGACCAGTGGGCCGTCATCCGGCAGATCCAGGCCTCCAACGGCGTGGAATACACGCCGCAGGGCCTGTCCAAGTAA
- a CDS encoding response regulator: MDARGQPVIAIIDDDADVRETLSALMDSSGFTPIAFQDSAGFKAAGNPEDFDLALIDLRLKGESGLSLAIHIREISELPIVMLTGVGDEIDKIIGLETGADDYLMKPFNPRELVARIRAVLRRYGHGVASATRTGKDQQIIFGSKRVDLQRRELLDENGEEIPLTNAEYVLLDYFVRNPDRIIPRTELMKEIGSDMQRYVDRTIDVLILRLRRKIENVPSKPVHLQTRRAQGYIFVLQADTP; this comes from the coding sequence ATGGACGCCAGGGGACAGCCGGTAATCGCGATCATCGATGATGATGCGGATGTGCGCGAGACCCTTTCCGCTTTGATGGACTCAAGCGGCTTCACACCGATTGCCTTTCAGGACAGTGCCGGTTTCAAGGCCGCGGGCAATCCGGAAGATTTCGACCTGGCCCTGATCGATCTCAGGCTCAAGGGTGAATCCGGCCTGTCGCTGGCCATCCATATCCGCGAAATCTCGGAACTCCCCATTGTCATGCTGACCGGCGTGGGCGACGAGATCGACAAGATCATCGGCCTTGAGACCGGCGCCGACGACTATCTCATGAAACCGTTCAACCCGCGTGAACTCGTTGCACGCATCCGGGCGGTTCTGCGGCGTTATGGCCACGGTGTTGCCAGCGCGACAAGAACCGGCAAGGACCAGCAGATCATCTTCGGCAGCAAACGGGTGGACCTGCAGCGGCGGGAACTGCTGGACGAGAACGGCGAGGAAATCCCGCTGACAAACGCGGAATATGTGCTGCTGGACTATTTCGTCCGCAATCCCGATCGCATCATCCCGCGAACGGAGCTGATGAAGGAAATCGGCAGCGACATGCAGCGCTACGTGGACCGGACGATCGATGTCCTGATCCTCAGGCTGCGCCGCAAGATCGAGAACGTGCCGTCCAAACCCGTGCATCTGCAGACCCGGCGGGCGCAGGGTTACATCTTCGTCCTGCAGGCGGACACCCCATGA